In Arvicola amphibius chromosome 1, mArvAmp1.2, whole genome shotgun sequence, one DNA window encodes the following:
- the Grpel1 gene encoding grpE protein homolog 1, mitochondrial, protein MAARCVRLARRSLPALALSLRPSPRLLCTLTKQTNSGQNLEEDLGHCEPKTEQPSADKTLLEEKVKLEEQLRETMEKYKRALADTENFRQRSQKLIEEAKLFGIQGFCKDLLEVADILEKATQSVPKEAISNNNPHLKILYEGLVMTEVQIQKVFTKHGLLRLNPIGVKFDPYEHEAVLHTPEKGKEPGTVAVVRKVGYKLHGRILRPAAVGVVKEA, encoded by the exons ATGGCGGCTCGGTGCGTGAGGCTCGCGCGGCGCAGTCTCCCGGCGTTGGCGCTGTCTCTCAG GCCTTCTCCTCGCTTGTTGTGCACACTTACAAAACAGACGAACagtggccagaacctggaagaggACTTGGGTCATTGTGAGCCAAAGACAGAGCAGCCATCTGCAGACAAGACTCTCCTGGAAGAGAAGGTGAAGCTAGAAGAGCAGCTGAGGGAGACCATG gaaaAATACAAACGGGCTTTGGCAGATACTGAGAATTTTCGGCAGAGAAGCCAGAAGCTGATAGAGGAGGCCAAGCTGTTTG GCATCCAGGGCTTCTGCAAGGACTTGCTGGAGGTTGCAGACATCCTGGAAAAGGCAACCCAGAGTGTTCCAAAGGAGGCGATCAGCAACAATAATCCTCACTTGAAGATCCTATATGAAGGGCTAGTCATGACTGAAGTCCAGATTCAGAAGGTGTTCACAAaacatggcttgctcaggctcAACCCCATCGGGGTCAAGTTTGACCCTTATGAACACGAGGCTGTGTTGCACacccctgagaaggggaaagagccaGGCACTGTGGCAGTAGTTAGAAAGGTGGGTTATAAGCTGCATGGGCGCATCCTCAGGCCAGCTGCGGTGGGGGTAGTGAAGGAAGCTTAG